The following proteins are encoded in a genomic region of Natrinema sp. DC36:
- a CDS encoding YeeE/YedE family protein, with product MLAELLAPGQIVPAEPFPNGISRYAIGGLLVGLGAVVIYLGTGIAAGASTFLESTLSYVSDQSRFQQYRASRDWRVVFTLGIILGAAVYAVVWQGGTWTTNVQPWRLLLGGVLVGIGTRVGKGCTSGHGVCGVGSASRTSIVGVITFLTVAIVTAQIVAALGVSP from the coding sequence ATGCTCGCCGAACTCCTTGCTCCGGGTCAGATCGTGCCCGCCGAGCCGTTTCCCAACGGCATCTCCCGGTACGCGATCGGTGGACTGCTTGTCGGTCTCGGCGCGGTCGTCATCTACCTCGGGACGGGAATCGCCGCGGGCGCGAGCACGTTCCTCGAGTCGACGCTGTCGTACGTCTCGGACCAGTCACGGTTCCAGCAGTACCGCGCCTCCCGGGACTGGCGCGTCGTCTTCACGCTGGGAATCATCCTCGGAGCGGCCGTCTACGCCGTCGTCTGGCAGGGCGGGACGTGGACGACCAACGTCCAGCCCTGGCGGCTCCTGCTCGGCGGCGTCCTCGTCGGAATCGGGACGCGCGTCGGCAAGGGCTGTACGTCGGGCCACGGCGTCTGCGGCGTCGGTTCGGCCTCGAGAACGTCGATCGTCGGCGTGATCACGTTCCTGACGGTCGCGATTGTGACCGCTCAGATCGTCGCTGCACTGGGGGTGAGTCCGTAA
- a CDS encoding universal stress protein, whose product MKAICATDLSAASEATIENETCLECLGRIGVEEIHLVTVIPSNVHAGMPGMDFEKRREQALERYRRVIEDAGFDVEAHVVRGTPHRRINGIAEAVGASLTVVGSRGKSPLENRIIGSTARNLARTTVVPLLVNRIERGADEPAVVREHLFRRMLYATDFSENAERAFEAFSYLRHATREATLVHVETPKDPKLPEDADPEARLAELVTQLEDWGIETRTAVRQGDPADEILAAEVEYEPTTILVGSRGHSRLRRLLLGSVSEDVVARADGNVMLVPPDRTA is encoded by the coding sequence ATGAAAGCGATCTGTGCGACCGACCTCTCCGCCGCCAGTGAGGCGACGATCGAGAACGAGACCTGCCTCGAGTGTCTCGGCCGAATCGGCGTCGAGGAGATCCACCTCGTGACCGTGATCCCGTCGAACGTCCACGCGGGCATGCCCGGGATGGACTTCGAGAAACGACGCGAGCAGGCGCTCGAGCGCTACCGCCGCGTCATCGAAGACGCCGGCTTCGACGTCGAGGCACACGTCGTTCGCGGGACGCCCCATCGACGCATCAACGGGATCGCAGAGGCGGTCGGCGCCAGCCTCACGGTCGTCGGCTCGCGAGGAAAGAGCCCGCTCGAGAACCGCATCATCGGCTCGACCGCGCGCAACCTCGCGCGGACGACGGTCGTTCCGCTGCTGGTCAACCGGATCGAACGCGGGGCGGACGAGCCGGCCGTCGTCCGCGAACACCTGTTTCGGCGGATGCTGTACGCGACGGACTTCTCGGAGAACGCCGAACGGGCGTTCGAAGCCTTCTCGTACCTCCGTCACGCGACGCGGGAGGCCACGCTGGTCCACGTCGAAACGCCGAAGGATCCGAAACTTCCGGAGGACGCCGACCCCGAAGCGCGACTGGCGGAGCTGGTGACGCAACTCGAGGACTGGGGAATCGAGACGCGAACAGCGGTCCGTCAGGGTGATCCAGCAGACGAGATCCTCGCCGCGGAGGTGGAGTACGAGCCGACGACGATCCTCGTCGGCTCGCGCGGGCACAGCAGACTCCGCCGACTGTTGCTCGGGAGCGTCTCCGAAGACGTCGTCGCACGGGCGGACGGAAACGTCATGCTCGTTCCACCGGACCGAACGGCCTGA
- a CDS encoding MBL fold metallo-hydrolase — MDETDFPTPDVEVESVSPDRLKERIDAGDDVTLLDTRMESEYEEWRIDGETVESINVPYFEFLDDEIDDDVLAQIPDDREITVLCAKGGSSEYVAGTLKERGYDVDHLEDGMNGWARIYERVEVERYDGDGTLYQYQRPSSGCLGYLVVDGDGAAVIDPLRAFADRYLEDADDLGVDLQYAIDTHIHADHISGVRELADEGVEGVIPEAAVDRGVTYADEMTLAADGDEFRVGDATIETVSTPGHTSGMTSDLIDDSLLATGDGLFVESVARPDLEEGDDGAPEAAAQLYESLQERVLTLPDDTLIGSAHFSDAAEPADDGTYTAPIGQLTDEMDALTMDEDEFIELVLSAMPPRPANYEDIIPTNLGQQEADDEEAFELELGPNNCAASQESLAGD, encoded by the coding sequence ATGGACGAGACGGACTTTCCAACGCCAGACGTTGAAGTCGAATCGGTCAGCCCTGACAGGCTGAAGGAGCGAATCGACGCGGGTGATGATGTCACACTCCTCGACACCCGCATGGAATCGGAGTACGAGGAGTGGCGAATCGACGGCGAAACCGTCGAATCGATCAACGTGCCGTACTTCGAGTTCCTGGATGACGAGATCGACGACGACGTCCTTGCGCAGATTCCCGACGACCGCGAAATTACGGTCCTCTGTGCGAAGGGCGGCTCGAGCGAATACGTCGCCGGAACGCTGAAAGAGCGCGGCTACGACGTCGATCACCTCGAGGACGGGATGAACGGCTGGGCGCGCATTTACGAACGCGTCGAAGTCGAGCGCTACGACGGCGACGGAACGCTCTACCAGTACCAGCGTCCCTCGAGCGGCTGTCTCGGCTATCTCGTCGTCGACGGCGACGGGGCGGCCGTGATCGACCCACTGCGCGCGTTCGCGGATCGATACCTCGAGGACGCGGACGATCTGGGAGTCGATCTGCAGTACGCGATCGATACGCACATCCACGCGGACCACATCTCCGGCGTCCGTGAACTCGCCGACGAGGGCGTCGAGGGCGTCATCCCCGAGGCGGCGGTCGACCGCGGCGTCACCTACGCCGACGAGATGACGCTCGCAGCGGACGGCGACGAATTTCGGGTCGGCGACGCGACGATCGAAACCGTCTCCACGCCCGGTCACACCTCCGGGATGACGTCGGACCTGATCGACGACTCGCTGCTCGCTACTGGCGACGGCCTATTCGTCGAGAGCGTCGCCCGTCCCGACCTCGAGGAGGGCGACGACGGTGCTCCCGAGGCGGCGGCCCAGCTCTACGAGTCGCTACAGGAGCGCGTCCTGACGCTACCCGACGACACGCTCATCGGCAGCGCTCACTTCAGCGATGCTGCCGAGCCCGCCGATGACGGCACGTACACGGCACCGATCGGCCAGCTCACGGACGAGATGGACGCCCTGACGATGGACGAAGACGAGTTCATCGAGCTGGTCCTCTCGGCCATGCCGCCCCGACCGGCCAACTACGAGGACATCATCCCCACCAATCTCGGACAGCAGGAGGCCGACGACGAGGAGGCGTTCGAGCTCGAGCTCGGCCCGAACAACTGTGCGGCCAGCCAGGAATCGCTGGCAGGCGACTGA
- a CDS encoding DsrE/DsrF/DrsH-like family protein, which yields MSTDNPTSSADETDAKPEFDAAELQALRERVEELEESVAEANAGDEQKKLTIVATQGSFDMAYPPLILASTAAAFGWEVVVFHTFWGLDILHEEKSTDLKLSAVGNPNMPVPNAVAALPGMDAMATRMMRKKIDENGTATIEELIDLSLESGVDLQACQMTIELMDYDEDDFYDGVTTGVGAATALQHMAESDIQLLV from the coding sequence ATGAGTACGGATAACCCAACATCGTCGGCCGACGAGACGGACGCCAAGCCCGAGTTCGACGCCGCCGAGTTGCAGGCACTGCGCGAGCGCGTCGAGGAATTAGAGGAATCAGTCGCGGAGGCGAACGCGGGCGACGAGCAGAAGAAGTTGACCATCGTCGCGACGCAGGGGAGCTTCGACATGGCGTATCCACCATTGATCCTCGCGAGCACGGCGGCCGCCTTCGGCTGGGAGGTCGTCGTCTTCCACACGTTCTGGGGGCTCGACATCCTTCACGAAGAGAAGTCGACGGACCTCAAGCTGAGCGCCGTCGGGAACCCGAACATGCCGGTTCCGAACGCCGTCGCTGCACTGCCCGGGATGGACGCGATGGCAACGAGAATGATGCGGAAGAAGATCGACGAGAACGGGACCGCCACCATCGAGGAACTAATCGACCTCTCGCTCGAGAGCGGCGTCGATCTGCAGGCCTGCCAGATGACCATCGAGCTGATGGACTACGACGAAGACGACTTCTACGACGGCGTGACGACGGGCGTCGGCGCGGCCACCGCGCTGCAACACATGGCCGAATCCGACATTCAGCTCCTCGTGTGA
- a CDS encoding universal stress protein yields MGTHVLVPLDGSPQSWAAFDHAVSNYDGETITTVHVVDPMEGIYSDYGGGGYYDAQVHDRAVERGEELGEQAHTRADDAGILETTVLETVVETGPPVRTILEYADENDVDHIVMGSHGRTGVARILLGSVAETVTRRSPVPVTIVR; encoded by the coding sequence ATGGGAACGCACGTACTCGTCCCGCTCGACGGCTCACCGCAATCGTGGGCCGCATTCGACCACGCGGTTTCGAATTACGACGGCGAGACGATCACGACGGTACACGTCGTCGATCCAATGGAGGGAATATACAGCGATTACGGAGGCGGCGGGTACTACGATGCGCAGGTCCACGATCGGGCCGTCGAACGCGGCGAAGAACTCGGCGAACAGGCGCACACCCGAGCAGACGACGCGGGGATTCTCGAGACGACCGTCCTCGAAACCGTAGTCGAAACGGGGCCGCCCGTACGAACGATACTCGAGTACGCTGATGAGAACGATGTCGACCACATCGTTATGGGTAGCCACGGTCGGACCGGCGTCGCACGGATTCTGCTCGGGAGCGTGGCTGAAACCGTAACGCGGCGATCGCCGGTGCCAGTGACGATCGTTCGATGA
- a CDS encoding sulfite exporter TauE/SafE family protein: MELFGIALMTLVLFVGFGFMVGVLFGFFGMGGSFLVTPALLVMGYPARVAVGSGMAFVFGTAVIATLKHHDLGQVDYKLGGLMIVGTSVGIEIGRIGVFYLEGLGLASGVIGVTYVVLLGVIGVFVTRNALKNDGSDSSGGGHHDTADEAIDPDAIPDIAKKIQSYRVPPMMTIAGGIQVSLWMVLGVAFTTGLLSGFLGVGGGFIRMPAMFYLIGVPVPVAVGTDLFEIVFSGGIGSFLYGMEGGVDLSIVAPLLAGSALGARIGSAATGIVNEDDIKIYFGLMLLGGSIAVAFQQAGDYLGIEIFNTIGFALILLSAFMVSGAVVYSTISTMRAQTKASVTSAD; encoded by the coding sequence ATGGAGCTATTCGGAATCGCACTGATGACGCTCGTACTGTTCGTGGGCTTTGGCTTCATGGTCGGCGTACTGTTCGGCTTCTTCGGTATGGGCGGGTCGTTCCTCGTCACGCCCGCGTTACTCGTGATGGGGTATCCTGCCCGGGTCGCCGTTGGGAGCGGAATGGCGTTCGTCTTCGGGACGGCCGTCATCGCGACGCTGAAACACCACGACCTGGGACAGGTCGATTACAAACTCGGCGGGTTGATGATCGTCGGAACGTCGGTCGGCATCGAGATCGGCCGAATCGGGGTGTTCTACCTCGAGGGACTGGGCCTCGCCAGCGGCGTTATCGGTGTCACGTATGTCGTCTTGCTGGGCGTGATCGGCGTGTTCGTCACGCGTAACGCGCTCAAAAACGACGGCAGTGATAGTTCCGGTGGCGGGCACCACGACACGGCTGACGAAGCGATCGATCCGGACGCGATCCCCGATATCGCGAAGAAGATCCAGTCGTACCGCGTCCCGCCGATGATGACGATCGCGGGCGGCATCCAGGTCTCGCTGTGGATGGTCCTCGGCGTCGCGTTCACGACGGGGCTGCTGTCGGGCTTCCTCGGCGTCGGCGGCGGGTTCATCCGCATGCCCGCGATGTTCTACCTCATCGGGGTGCCCGTTCCCGTCGCGGTCGGGACCGATCTGTTCGAGATCGTCTTCTCGGGCGGAATCGGTTCGTTCCTCTACGGGATGGAAGGCGGCGTCGACCTCTCGATCGTCGCGCCGCTACTCGCGGGGAGCGCGCTGGGCGCTAGAATCGGGTCGGCCGCGACTGGCATCGTCAACGAAGACGACATCAAGATCTACTTCGGGCTGATGCTCCTGGGTGGATCGATCGCCGTGGCGTTCCAGCAGGCCGGCGACTACCTCGGGATCGAGATCTTCAACACGATCGGCTTCGCCCTGATCCTGCTCTCGGCGTTCATGGTCAGCGGGGCCGTGGTCTACAGCACGATCTCGACGATGCGAGCCCAGACGAAGGCGTCTGTAACGTCCGCGGACTGA
- a CDS encoding DUF6691 family protein, whose product MPLILLGGLIFGFGLAYSHMARPEVVLDFLQFDDFGLLFVMFGAAIVSGIAFAVMPRVRDGAPLTGDRYERRLKSFDRNVLIGGGIFGIGWGLSGICPGAAYASLGIGNVAILWALVGMFVGAYLQGVWRSKRAVTDAAPAGGD is encoded by the coding sequence ATGCCGCTGATCCTCCTCGGCGGCCTGATCTTCGGCTTCGGACTGGCGTACAGCCACATGGCCCGGCCGGAAGTCGTCCTGGACTTCCTCCAGTTCGACGACTTCGGCCTGCTGTTCGTCATGTTCGGTGCGGCGATCGTCTCCGGGATCGCGTTCGCCGTGATGCCCCGAGTCCGAGACGGTGCGCCGCTGACGGGCGACCGGTACGAACGTCGGCTGAAGTCGTTCGACCGGAACGTCCTGATCGGCGGCGGGATCTTCGGTATTGGCTGGGGGCTCTCGGGGATCTGCCCCGGTGCGGCCTACGCCAGCCTCGGGATCGGAAACGTCGCCATCCTATGGGCGCTCGTCGGCATGTTCGTCGGTGCGTACCTCCAGGGCGTCTGGCGCAGCAAGCGCGCCGTGACCGACGCCGCCCCGGCGGGAGGCGACTGA
- a CDS encoding sulfurtransferase TusA family protein gives MSSEYTVTETLDVKGQSCPMPIVKTKQAIDDLEAGDVLEVVATDSGSMSDIQGWADGTGGVELLEQEEADDLYTHYVKKTE, from the coding sequence ATGAGTTCGGAATACACCGTTACGGAGACGCTCGACGTGAAAGGACAGTCCTGCCCGATGCCCATCGTGAAAACCAAGCAAGCGATCGACGATCTCGAGGCCGGCGACGTCCTCGAGGTCGTTGCGACTGATTCGGGCAGCATGAGCGACATTCAGGGGTGGGCTGACGGCACCGGCGGCGTCGAACTCCTCGAGCAAGAGGAAGCCGACGATCTCTACACCCACTACGTGAAGAAAACAGAATAA